One genomic region from Branchiostoma lanceolatum isolate klBraLanc5 chromosome 7, klBraLanc5.hap2, whole genome shotgun sequence encodes:
- the LOC136438552 gene encoding cilia- and flagella-associated protein 263-like codes for MADTESVTTQDTETQPDTDPLSELSDERLYQLVEDTLQSNDVLQTETEMFEKFLKRVEPKDGGHSSLASTSTPVTATPSTSMQDLRTVGRRRSKSKSGTIERLLKLSAEQKCDIAQRELEELREDIDKFKEESEKVLDNHKAHIEEGDTRLSEIKKSSYEFERDILKGGVNPRTGKVVGERATRYFDDRIRAKDTLIEKLRLKNSSLKVQKRKLQLQLKQKEEMGEVLHEVDFQQLKIENAQYLERIDERNQDLLRLKLMAGNTMQVLNSYKKKLNTLTSESERLKSEITSRQDMLTRIDAETNSVEEERSKAEKENKKYRTQLADYRVPDVLDYVQDKADLYELQKTVKSWERKVEIAEMALKTHKKTWYQMQMASQHISPWKQPLEAQYQ; via the exons ATGGCGGACACAGAGAGTGTCACCACACAGGACACCGAAACACAGCCCGATACTGACCCTCTCAGCGAACTGTCGGACGAAAGACTCTACCAACTGGTAGAGGACACACT ACAATCCAACGATGTGTTACAGACGGAAACGGAGATGTTTGAGAAGTTCCTGAAGAGGGTGGAGCCCAAAGATGGTGGCCACTCCAGCCTGGCGTCCACCAGCACACCTGTCACAGCCACGCCCAGCACATCCATGCAGGACCTCCGCACTGTCGGCAG GAGAAGATCCAAGTCCAAGAGCGGGACCATCGAGCGTCTGCTGAAGCTGTCGGCGGAACAGAAGTGCGACATCGCGCAGAGGGAGCTGGAGGAGCTCAGAGAGGACATTGACAAGTTCAAGGAGGAGTCAGAGAAAGTCCTAGATAACCATAAG GCACATATAGAGGAGGGTGACACCAGACTCTCGGAGATCAAAAAGTCTTCCTACGAGTTTGAGAGGGACATACTGAAGGGAGGCGTCAACCCTCGCACTGGGAAGGTTGTCGGAGAGAGAGCTACCAGATACTTTGACGACAGAATAAGAGCTAAG GACACATTGATAGAAAAACTGCGCCTCAAGAATTCATCCCTAAAAGTACAGAAGAGAAAGCTGCAACTCCAGTTAAAGCAG AAAGAGGAGATGGGTGAGGTGCTTCACGAGGTGGACTTCCAGCAGCTGAAGATTGAGAATGCCCAGTACCTGGAGCGCATCGACGAGCGGAATCAGGATCTGCTCAGGCTCAAGCTCATGGCAGGGAACACCATGCAGGTTCTCAACTCTTATAAG AAAAAGCTGAACACCCTGACATCGGAGTCCGAGCGGCTGAAGTCAGAGATCACCTCCAGACAGGACATGCTGACCAGGATCGACGCTGAGACAAACTCTGTGGAGGAG GAGAGGTCAAAGGCAGAAAAAGAGAACAAGAAGTACCGTACTCAGCTAGCCGACTATCGTGTGCCAGACGTCCTGGACTACGTACAAGACAAGGCCGATCTCTATGAGCTCCAGAAAACCGTCAAAAGCTGGGAGAGGAAGGTGGAAATTGCCGAG ATGGCCCTGAAGACCCATAAGAAGACCTGGTACCAGATGCAGATGGCGAGTCAGCACATCAGCCCCTGGAAGCAGCCTCTAGAGGCACAGTATCAGTAG
- the LOC136438553 gene encoding deoxynucleoside triphosphate triphosphohydrolase SAMHD1-like, translating into MAGPGSDGEAELPKAFDGKVFNDPIHGHIEVDPLSVKIIDTPQFQRLRNIKQLGGGYWLYPGACHNRFEHSLGVYYLSGRLTTELQGKQPELDITPQDVLCVKIAGLCHDLGHGPFSHVFDQQFMKKAEPGCTWKHEDASIEMFDHLIKQNKINLAEYDLTQQDQTFIKELISPPKPKEPGSWPYKGRGTEKGFLYQIVSNSENGMDVDKWDYFARDSECTGLSKKFDHMRLIQSARVIKVHGKWQICYRDKEWLNVYDMFYTRACLHRQVYQHQAKVAVEMMITDALLEADRTPGEDNKKISGARKNMDAYTRLTDSIFHKILEGEGQGKARDILENLVTRKLYRLVGETEPGDLHLFPKSEASIAEGIFACALPEEKKKITLEDIAVNKVKVNYGMGEKNPVDSVNFWTKDKPNEAEPPKEKLSQMLPANFADNFVRVYCKKQDKDSIEAVKRCFGVFLKKEKGETTPPKPQGSRKPSPPGRPARKTNESKGPPDKRARRELDL; encoded by the exons ATGGCAGGTCCTGGGAGCGATGGGGAAGCGGAATTACCAAAG GCATTCGATGGCAAGGTATTCAACGATCCCATCCATGGCCACATCGAGGTGGACCCTCTGAGTGTGAAGATCATCGACACACCTCAGTTCCAGAGGCTGCGGAACATCAAGCAACTGGGAGGCGGCTACTGGCTCTATCCTGGTGCCTGTCACAACAGATTTGAACACAGCTTAGG CGTATACTACTTATCTGGCCGTCTGACAACTGAGCTCCAAGGAAAGCAACCTGAGCTTGACATCACTCCACAGGATGTGTTGTGTGTGAAGATAGCAGGGCTCTGTCATGACTTAG GGCATGGACCATTCTCCCATGTGTTTGACCAGCAGTTCATGAAAAAGGCCGAACCTGGCTGCACATGGAAG CATGAAGACGCTTCCATTGAGATGTTTGACCACCTCATCAAGCAGAATAAAATCAACTTGGCGGAGTATGATCTGACACAGCAGGACCAGACTTTCATTAAGGAATTGATCAGCCCACCAAAACCAAAAGAACCAGGG TCATGGCCGTATAAAGGAAGAGGAACAGAAAAGGGCTTCTTATACCAG ATTGTTTCAAATTCTGAAAATGGCATGGACGTGGACAAGTGGGACTACTTTGCTCGAGACAGCGAATGCACAGGTCTGTCAAAGAAATTCGACCACATGCGGCTCATCCAAAGTGCCAGAGTCATCAAGGTGCACGGCAAATGGCAGATCTGTTACAGGGATAAG gagTGGCTCAACGTGTATGACATGTTCTACACCCGAGCCTGTCTCCACCGTCAGGTTTATCAGCATCAGGCCAAAGTTGCTGTGGAGATGAT GATCACAGATGCTTTGCTTGAAGCTGATAGGACACCTGGTGAAGACAA CAAGAAAATATCTGGAGCGAGAAAGAACATGGATGCCTACACAAGATTGACAGACAGCATCTTTCATAAAATCCTGGAAGGGGAAGGGCAAGGGAAGGCCAGAGACATTCTCGAGAACCTTGTGACCAGAAAGCTATACCGCTTGGTGGGTGAGACAGAACCAGGGGATCTTCACCTTTTTCCAAAG TCGGAGGCAAGCATAGCTGAAGGTATTTTTGCCTGTGCACTgccagaagaaaagaaaaagatcaCACTGGAGGACATTGCTGTCAAT AAGGTGAAAGTGAACTATggcatgggagaaaaaaatcctGTTGACAGTGTCAACTTCTGGACCAAAGACAAACCTAATGAGGCAGAACCACCCAAAGAAAAG CTCTCTCAGATGCTACCTGCCAACTTTGCTGACAACTTTGTGAGGGTGTACTGTAAGAAGCAGGACAAGGACAGCATTGAAGCTGTGAAGAG GTGCTTTGGAGTCTTCCTTAAGAAGGAGAAAGGCGAGACAACACCTCCAAAG CCACAAGGGAGCAGGAAGCCTTCTCCACCTGGACGTCCTGCCAGGAAGACCAACGAATCGAAGGGACCTCCCGACAAGAGGGCCAGGAGGGAACTTGATCTCTGA
- the LOC136438555 gene encoding periodic tryptophan protein 1 homolog, whose amino-acid sequence MTSSVVTCLAWVPRGVAKAVPDKVQVDKEELQRLIKETSKSLKELEQEEKEEGDVEMEGGAVGGEDDLAEFDLDNYDDDPAGSLIGNLASLTVYASNEDDPYITVKDDEELEEEEREAFTIKPTDNLVIVGRAEEDCSILEVYIYSEEEKVQYVHHDLILPAFPLALEWMNFDPGEDKPGNLVAVGSVTPGIDIWDLDVVDSLEPVVTLGSHKKKPSKKKKKASATPRVGHTEAVLDLSWNRLVRNILASASADHTVALWDLSQGKPVTTLTQHKDKVQTLEWHPFEAQSLLSGGFDKHAVLYDCRSPGDTHKSWVLSGEVERVMWNHFSPFHFLASTDNGFVYNVDIRTDKPVFTLSAHPQSVTGLSLSSAVPGCLVTTSSDKTLKVWDIQDNKPALMLQKEMKMGGLTCARSCPDSPFLFAMGGEKDSLRVWNVMDSGNTSVQTRFEGRPRPELPTQTPPEVATADQPEM is encoded by the exons ATGACCAGCAGTGTCGTAACATGTCTGGCGTGGGTGCCGAGAGGAGTGGCCAAAGCTGTACCGGACAAG GTCCAGGTGGACAAGGAGGAGTTACAGCGTCTGATTAAAGAGACGTCCAAAAGTCTGAAGGAGCTGGaacaggaggagaaggaggagggagATGTTGAAATGGAGGGCGGGGCAGTAGGAGGGGAGGATGACCTTGCCGAGTTTGACCTTGACAACTATGATGATG ATCCTGCGGGAAGTCTGATTGGTAACCTGGCCAGTCTGACCGTCTACGCCAGTAATGAGGACGACCCTTACATCACTGTAAAGGATGAC GAGGAGCTTGAAGAAGAGGAGAGAGAAGCTTTCACCATCAAGCCGACCGACAACCTGGTTATCGTGGGGAGAGCAGAGGAGGACTGCAGCATCCTGGAGGTTTATA TTTACAGCGAGGAGGAGAAGGTCCAGTATGTGCACCACGACCTCATCCTTCCTGCCTTCCCATTGGCTCTGGAGTGGATGAACTTTGACCCTGGCGAGGACAAACCCG GTAACCTAGTGGCAGTGGGCAGCGTCACACCAGGTATTGACATCTGGGACCTGGATGTGGTGGATAGTCTGGAACCAGTCGTCACGTTAGGCTCTCACAAGAAAAAGCCAAGCAAAAAG AAGAAGAAGGCTTCAGCTACACCCAGAGTTGGTCACACTGAAGCTGTTCTAGACCTGTCCTGGAACAGACTAGTTAG GAATATTTTAGCCAGTGCATCTGCAGACCACACGGTTGCATTATGGGATCTGTCCCAGGGAAAACCTGTTACTACACTTACACAGCATAAAGACAAG GTACAGACATTGGAATGGCACCCGTTTGAGGCACAGTCTCTTCTCTCTGGGGGTTTTGACAA ACATGCTGTCCTGTACGACTGTCGGAGTCCAGGGGACACACACAAGTCCTGGGTTCTGAGTGGAGAGGTGGAGAGAGTCATGTGGAACCACTTCTCTCCCTTCCACTTCCTG GCCAGCACAGACAACGGCTTTGTTTATAATGTGGACATCAGGACGGACAAGCCTGTTTTTACACTAAGTGCCCATCCACAATCAGTAACAG GCCTGTCCCTCAGCAGTGCTGTACCGGGCTGTCTGGTGACCACGTCGAGTGACAAGACACTGAAAGTTTGGGACATCCAGGACAACAAACCAGCTCTCATGCTGCAGAAAGAGATGAAAATG GGTGGTTTGACGTGTGCCCGGTCCTGTCCGGACTCCCCGTTCCTGTTCGCCATGGGAGGAGAGAAGGACAGTCTGAGGGTCTGGAACGTCATGGACAGTGGAAACACTTCGG TGCAAACAAGATTTGAAGGCAGACCCAGACCAGAGCTCCCCACACAAACACCGCCGGAGGTGGCCACAGCTGACCAACCAGAA ATGTAA